The Streptomyces fungicidicus nucleotide sequence CTCCTCGCGCAGCTCCACGCGGACCGCGGGCTCGGGCCCCGCGTGCCGGACCGCGTTGGTCAGCGCCTCCTGGACGAGGCGGTAGGCGGCGGCGCCCACGGCCGGCGGGACCGGACCCGCCCGGACGGCCTGGTGCACCCGGGCGCCCGCGAGCCGGGCCGCCTCCACCAGGTCGCTCACACCGTCGAGGCCGGGCAGCGGGCCCCGGGTGTCCGGGGAGCCGTGCTCCCGCAGCACCTCCAGGGTCGTCCGGAGCTCACCGCGCGCCGTGCGGCAGGTGTCGGCGATGTCGTCGAGCGCCCTGGCGACGGCCGCCCGGTCCAGGCGCTCGGGGTCGGCGGCCAGGACGTGCGCCGCGACGGAGGTCTGCACACCGATCAGGGTGATGCTGTGGGCCAGCAGGTCGTGCAGGTCGCGGGCGACGCGCAGCCGCTCCTCGGCGACCCGGCGGCGGGCCTCCTCCTCACGGGTCCGCTCGGCGCGCTCGGCACGCTCGACGATGCCCGCGACGTACTGGCGGTAGAAGCGGACGTCGATGCCGCAGAACAGCACGGCGATGATCCAGCCGGAGATCTGCAGCAGCTTGACGGCCTCGTGGGTGCTGACGGTGAGCATCACGCTCACCGAGACGGTGATGACGCCCAGTCCGACGAGGATCGTCCGCAGCGGCCGGCCCGTGGCGGCCACGGTGTAGAGGGCGGTGTAGGCCGCCGGGGTGGCCGCGGCGTGGTGGTAGTCCAGGGCGTGGTACGGGGCCACGCAGGCCACCACGGCGAGCAGCGCGAGGACCGGACGGCGACGCCGCCACACCAGCGGCACGCTGCTGGCGAGCAGCAGTGTCCAGCCCGGCGCGTCGAGGCCGCGTCCGTCGTCGACCAGCAGTACGAGCACGGTGGAGAGCACCGCGCAGGCCACGGCCAGCAGCGCGTCGTTGCGGCGGGCGTGGGGCGCGGTCAGGGGGTCGCGGTTGACCGCCGCCATGATCCGCTCGCCCACCCGTGGGCGCTCCGTCGTCGTGATTGCCTGCACGGGGTTCATCCTCCGGTAGGAGGGCGCCCTTCCGGGAGGGAGGGGCGCCCTTTCGTCGGCGCGCGGGGGGCTACACGGGTTCCGGCTGCCGTTCGCGCCGGACCGCCTCGGGGGCCCGGGAGAGCCTGCCGGGCCACCACATCCGGCGGCGCAGCAGGACGCTCGCCGTGGTGACCAGATAGGTGCGGACGAGGAAGGTGTCGAGGAGGACGCCGACCGCGATGACGAAGCCGAGTTCGACGAGGCCCACCAGCGGCAGCGTGGTGAGCACGGCGAAGGTCGCGGCGAGGACCACGCCGGCGGAGGCGATCACGCCGCCCGTGGTGCGCAGCGCGGTGAGGGCGGCCGCCTGTGGTGCGGCGCCGTTCAGGGACTCCTCGCGCATCCGGTGCATGAGGAAGATGCCGTAGTCGACGCCGAGGGCGACCAGGAAGACGAAGGACAGCAGTCCGAGTCCGGGGTCGGTTCCGGCGAAGCCGAACAGCGGGCCGAAGACCAGGCCGCCGATGCCGAGGGCGGCGCCCCAGACGGCGACCACCGCGGCGAGCAGCAGCAGCGGTGCGACGAGGCTGCGCAGCAGGACCACGAGGATCACGAAGACGGCGGCGAGCACCAGCGGCACGATGACCGAGCGGTCGCGGGACTCGCTGTCGGCGAGGTCGAGCTGCTGGGCGCTGAGCCCGCCGACGTAGGCGCCGTGCTCGTCGAGGGTGTCCCGCAGCGCCTCGATGGCGCGGGTCTCGCCGGCCGTCTCGGGGGCGGCGGTGGTGAACACGGAGATCTCGGTCCAGCCCCCGCCGCTGCGTCCGGCGGCGGCCTCCGCGACCCCGCCGGTGGCGCGGGCCTCGTCCAGCACGGCGTCCGCCCGGCCGGTGGGCGCGATCACGGTGAGCGGCTGGGCGCTGCGCTCGGGGTACGCCTCGGCGAGGGTCCGCATCGCGGAGATGGACTCGGGCCGGTCGGTGAAGGAGTCCTCCTGCTTGAGCTGCCCGGTGAGGTTGAGGGTGCCCAGGGCGAGGGCGCCCAGCAGGATTCCGCCGCCCGCGAGGACGGCGGCGGGGCGGCGCGCCGCCGAGGTGCCCATGGCGGCGAACAGCGACCGGCGGGCCCTGGGCGCGCTGCCGAAGGCGGGGATCAGCGGCCAGAACACCCGGCGGCCGAGCAGGACGAGGATCGCGGGCAGCAGGGTCGTCATGGCGAGGAGCGCGGAGAGCACGCCGATCATGCCGACCGGGCCCATGCCGCTGCTGCTGTTGAGGTCGGCGGCGAGCAGGCACAGCAGTCCGGCGGCGACGGTGCCGGAGGAGGCGAGGATCGCCGGCCCGCAGCCGCGCAGGGCGGCGCCCATGGCGTCGTACGGGCGTTCGTGGCGGCGGAGTTCCTCGCGGTAGCGGGAGACGAGCAGCAGCGCGTAGTCGGTGCCGGCGCCGAGGACCAGGACGGTCATGATGCCGCCGCTCTGGCCGGTGACGGTGACGTCGAACAGTTCGTGCAGCCCGTACCCGGCGGCCATCGCCACGGCGGCGGCGACGCCCGCCGCGGCGAGCGGGACGAGCCACAGGAACGGGCTGCGGTAGATCAGCACGAGCAGCACGGTGACGACGCCGAGGGTGGCGAGCAGCAGGGTGCCGTCGATGGTCTCGAACACCTTGCCCATGTCGGTGGCGAGGGCGCCGGGCCCGCCGACCTCGACGCTCAGCCCGCCGGTGCCCCCGGCGATCTCCCGGACCCCGTCGACGAACGCGTCGCGGGCCTCCTCGTCCTGCCCCGGCCCGGTGCTGGAGACCGGGTACATCAGGGTGTTGCCGTCCGCGGAGGGGATGCCCCGCGGCTCGCGCGACAGCTCGTGGCCGTCCGCGATCCCGGCGACCTGCCCGGCGGCGGTCCGCCGGTCGGCGGCGGTCAGTCCGCCGTCCCGGTGGTAGACCAGCACCAGGTCGGTGGACTCGCCGCCGGGCAACTCGTCCTGGACGCGCGCCACCTGGGTGGAGTCGGCGCTGCCGGGCAGATAGTCCACGGCCCGGTTCTGCTGCACCTCGCCGAACTTCCCCGCGAGCGGCCCGACGAGCACCAGGGCGGCGACCCACAGCCCGACCACCACCCAGGGCACGGCGCGCCGTCGCCGCGTACCTGTCTTCTCGGCCCCCATGATTCCTGGCTCCCCTCCGGTCCGGTGTCTGGATCGATGTCCAGCCTCCCGGCGGGAAGGGCCCGTTTCGTCGGACGTGGGACCGAGTCCGGCGGTACCGCGGGGGGCGGCACGGGGCCGGCGCTACTCCCCCGGGAGTAACCGGCCCGTGCGCCCCGCCGGGGTCAGGCCCGGTCGACCATCCAGGTCCCGTCCTCCTCGTCGTCGACCCGCACCTCCAGCTCACGGATGCTCATACCGGCGTCCCAGAGCTCCCGGAAGCGCTTCATACGGTCCTGGACGTGGTCCCGGCGCGCGATCAGCCGGGTCCTGACGTTGACGTCGCGGAGGTCCTGCTCGATCTCGAAGGAGACCTCCTCGTCGTAGACGATGAAGTCGTCGGTGGTGCCGCGCTGGAGGTGCGGCGGCAGTTCGGGCAGCACCGCCACCCGGACCTCGATGTGCAGCGCCTTCTGCTCGTCGCACAGCCGCAGCAGCCGGTCGTCGAGTTCGCGGGCGCTCGCCAGCAGGAAGAGCCGCCGTACCGGCACCCCGTGCTCCTCGATCGCCTCCCGCTGGGCGTCGAGGTAGCGGCTGGCGGGTTCGCTGTTCCAGAACTCGCGGTCGACGGAGGTGCTGATGGCGCTGATGGACTGTTCCGCGGCGTGGGTGAGGGTGAGCATCCAGTCGTGGTTCTCGCCGTGGCACTCCACGCTCATGCTGGTGAGGGCCGCCATGTGCCCGACGACCCGCTGCATCTCCAGGCGGACGAACGTGTAGAGGATCGACGGTCCGGGCGCGAGGGCCTCGGCGAAGCGCTTGGCGAGCTCCGGCACTCCCTCGGTGCGGACGCGGTCGAGCGGCGGATACGACTCGGGGCCCGGGGGCTGCTGGGGCAGGCGGTTCTCGACGAGCTGCCTGATGTCCTCGGTGTGCCGGGCCAGGCCGGTCCTCAGGTCGTCGTCGTGCCGCTCCAGGCCGTCCCGTACGGTGGCGGCGGTCTCGGCCAGGACGTTCCGCGTCCGCAACTGCTCCTCGTCGGGCCCCCGGTCGCGCACCAGCAGGTGCTGGAGGGCCACCGTGGCGGCGGCGCAGAGCCCGGCGGCGGCGAGCTGCCGCAGCGCGCCGGAGTCGGGGCTCAGCAGTGCGGCGACGCCCCAGACCACGAGGCCGACGGTCAGGCCGATGAGGCCCCTGCGCGTCCACTCGGCCCGGTCGGGCGGGACCGGTGGACGTGCCGGGGCGCCGTCCGGCCCGCCGGGCGGGCGGGACCGGGCCGGGCCGGGGATCGCCGGGCCGCCCTCACGGCCGGGCGCGCCCCCCGCGCCGGGCCTGGGTGCCGTGTCCTCGGGCTGAGGTGACTGTGCCGTGCTCATCTCGCTTCTCCCCCCGTTGGGATGGGCGTCGGATCGGGGTGCGGGGATGTGCGTCGGGACGCGCCGGGGCGCGGGCCCGGGGTCAGGGACACCACTCGGCCTCCCGGTGGGGAATCGCGTGCAGGGCGAGCTGGTCCCGGATGCGCTGCACCAGGGTCCGCCACTGCCGGGTGAAGCCGGGGCGTTCCTCCAGGGCGTCCCAGAGCGGGGCCAGTCCCGGCGCCACCCGGGCCCGTGGCATCCACAGGTGCAGCAGGTGGTCGACGGCGGGCCGCAGGGCGGTGACGACGGCGGGGCGCTCCCCCGCGTGCCGCGGCCGGGCCGGCGGGTCGCCGGCGCCCAGCCGGATGCCGTCGAGGATGCGGACGACGGTGGTGAGCAGCCAGTCGTGCAGGGCGAGATCGTCGCAGAGCCCGGCGATGTCGCCGCTGGGGGTGCCGGCGGGGACGCGGAGCCGCACCGTGCGCAGTTCGTCCTCGGCGACGGTGAACCGCTCGATCGACGGTCCCTCGTCGCGTTCGGTGGGCAGGGCCACCCAGCGCAGCCTGGTGGGGCGGGACTTCAGGGGCGGTCGCTGGTCGAGCAGGGGGTGGCGCAGCACCCGGGTGAGCAGTCCGTCGGCGATCAGCCCGACGTCGAGTTCGCCGGGCCGGCCGCCGGTCAGCAGCCCCTGGGCGACCGCCTCGTACGGCAGTTTCCCGAACGGCTCGACGGTTCCGGGACGTACCAGGTAGTGGCCCCAGGGGCGCCGGTGGTCGGGTCCGGCGGCGGGCGCCCGGAAGTGGGCGGAGCTCTGCAGGACGCGTCCCTCGGTGAGGGAGGCGTGGGCGGCGACGGTGCCGACGGCGCGGATCCTGGCGCCGTTGGCGCTGGGCAGGGGGCAGTCGACGCCGGTGAGGGTGTCGGGCGAACGGCCGTAGAGGTTCGGGCGTTCGGAGAGCAGCACGCGCTCGTCGGCGCGCACTCCGAGGAGCTGGGCGGCGGCGCGGCTGTCGAGGGCCTGCAGGGCGGGCAGCAGACAGGTGCGGACCTCGCCGCAGGCGAGCACGACGGGCGGCTGCGTCTCCCCCGGCGTCATGTCACTGCCCCGCGTAGAAGACGTAGGAGACGCGGTCGGCCACGGAGGCGGGGACGTCCGCGTTCTCCCGGGCGGAGCGGCCGGCGGCCTGGTCCAGCGCTCCGGGGTCGACCTCGATCTGGTCGAGGATCACCCGGACGGCGTGCTCGACGGGTAAGAAGCGGCTGGGCAGCACCGAGCAGGTCCGGTAGGCGGCGAACGGGTCCGCCCGGGGGTTGAGCCGGACCAGCGGGGGCAGTTCGTCCCAGTCCTCGGGGAAGGCGCCGCCGGTGTGCGGCTGGGGCACGAGCACGGCCTCGCCCTCGTTGCGCAGCAGTCCGAGGCGGGCGAGCTGCCACACCGCGGCGAGGAAGGGGCACGACCAGGTGCGGTGCCCGTCCGGGCCGTCGTCCCACAGTTCGACGTCGAGGAAGACGGAGTGGCGGCGGGCGGCGGTCTCCTTCGGCGGCTGCCAGACGGCCTTCTTCATGGCCTGCGGGGCGCGTGCGCCGGGGCCGCGCTCGCCGTTGGCGAGCCAGCCGGTCCGCGCGGCCGGCGGGCGCAGCCCGTAGCTGCCGGGCGGCGGCTCCTCGACGATCCGTCCGGCCACGGCTTCGGCGACGGGCACCTTGCCGGCGACGGCGCAGCCGGACTCGCGGGCCAGGTAGTCGACGACGAGCCCGGCCCGGTCGGCCTCCTCCAGCAGCAGGGGGACGACTTCGGCGGGTCCGGCGAAGCGGGTGAAGTAGTCGTCGATCAGGAAGCAGGTGCTGATCCGCGGGCGTTTGCCGCCGGCCCCCGCGGCAGCCGTGGCGCGTGCCGCCTCCGCCCAGGGGCGCACCCGGGCGAAGTGGCGGCGCAGATGTTCCGGGCCGGCCTCGAAGTCCTCCATGTAGAGGTGGCCGAGCTCCAGCGAGAGGTGGGACAGCGGGACCGCCTGGGTGCGTGGCTCGGCGGCGGTCTCGCGGAACACTGCGTCCGTCACGGCCGCCCCCAGCAGTCGTCGTCGGTCAGGCGTCTCGCGAGCTCCTCCAGCGCCTCCAGCGTCTCCTTGTTGGCGATCTGGGTGGCGAGCACGTCCTCTTCGGTGATCAGCTGTTCGCGCCACTGCAGGATGGGCTCCAGGGGCACCGTGCCCAGGACCACGCTGTCGCCGATGCGGTGTTCCGCGGCGAGCCGGCGCAGGGTTTCGTCGCAGGCCTGCATCCAGGCGGCCTGGGCGGGCGAGCCCTGTGCCCACAGCGGCGAGTCCGGGTCGGGCACCGCGGCCCGGACCAGGCGGATGGCGCCCTGCAGCGCCTCCTCGTCGTGTCCGCGTTCGACGCCGCCCCGGATGATGCCGTGGTCCTTGTGGACGAGTCCGGCGGCGGCGATCACGTGCTGCCGGGTCCAGCGGTGGAACACCAGCCAGCGGAACGGGACGTAGCGCATCCGGGGGTGGGCGGTGGCGGCGAGGGCCATGTCGACGGCGTAGCTGCGGCCGGCGCTGAGGTCGACGACGATCACGTCGAACTCGCCGTTGAGCCGCAGCAGCAGGTCGACGCAGCGCTCGAGGGCGTCCTCGCCGGTGGCGAACTCGCCGCCGCCGGCGTCGCCGGGGAGCAGCACCAGACGGCCGGCCTGGTTCGGGCGGGCGCGCAGCTGGGGGTGCTCGGTCTGCCGCCAGACGTCGATCCTGGCGGGCTCGGCGACCATGCCCTCCAGGTAGGAGTGCAGGCCGTTCTCCTCGGTGCCGCGCATGGCGCCGGGCACGTCGAAGACGGCTGCTGCCGTGGGCGAGCCGAAGTCGAAGTCGACGTAGGCCACGTGGTCGCCGGCCAGGGCGCGCTGGTAGGCCAGGTTGGCGCTGGTCACCGAGCGGCCGGTGCCTCCTTTGTCGGAGGCGGCGAAGACGAGCACGGCTCACACCTCCTGGGCGGCGGCGCCCCGGGCCTGGGCCAGGGTGTCGAGCTCCTGGAGCACCGGCAGGGCCAGGGCGAACGCGGTCGCGGGCCGGTCGTCTACCAGGCCCCGGGCGTGGTCGAGCCGGCTTTCTATGCTCCGCATGGCCCGGCCCCTGCTGCCGTCGGCGGAGGCGGAGGCCTCCATCTGCTCCTTGCCGAACAGGTGGGTGGCCTCGCTGAGCAGGTCGCGGGCCAACTGGGCGAGTTCGGGGCTGCGGATGGGCTGTTGTTCGTAGAGGTTGCGGGCGGCGACCAGGCACTCGGTGACGCGTTCGGTGATGCTCCAGGACAGGCGCCGGCCGACGCGGGTGTCCGGGTAGACGGCCCGTGCGTTGTCCCAGAGGCCGGCCCCGTCGCCGTCCTCGATCCGCCGGTACCACAGGTGCTCGAACGCCTGCTCGCCCAGGCGCAGCAGGCGGTCCTGCGCGTCGATGTTCCGGGAGAGTTCCGCGAGCTGGATGATCCGCTTGAGCAGCTGGGCGGAGAAGTCGGTCATCCGCCACTGCAGCGGGCCGCCGGACCGCTCGGAGCCGGCGAGCGGCATGGTGACGCCCGGGTTGTGCAGCTCGATCGCCGGGTCGTTCCTGGTCATGCGGCTGGTGACGCGGCCGCGGTCGGCGAGGCGCTCCATGATGGCGACGGTGCGGGTGAGGTCGTCGTCGGTGGCCTTCCGGCGGACCAGGTCGTGCACGAGGATGGCCGCGACGGTCAGCGAGAAGTACTCGGACTCCAGTCGCAGTCCGGTGGTCTGCCAGGGCAGGTCCTCCAGGGGCCAGCGCTCGCTGCCGAACCGGGCGATGGCCGACCAGTACTGCTGGCTGAGTTCCCAGCGCAGGCGTAACGCCTCGGCTAGCTTCTGCTGGTCGGCGTCGAGCAGTCCCAGGGTGAGGGTCCGGTCCGAGAACAGGTCCTGGATGCCGTCCAGGGCGATCACGGTGAAGTACACGTAGGGCAGCCGGTCGGCGATGCCGTCGGGCTGGCCGGGGACCTGGATGTCCAGGTCGGTGATGGTCGGCGCGTCCTTGACCACGCCCCAGGCCCAGCCGCACTCGAAGAGCTGGCTCTCGTCCCGGATGCTCTCGTCGACCTGGATGCCGCGGCTGAGGCTCTCGATGATGGTGGCGCGCAGCGGGCGGAAGCGGCGGGAGAACTGCTGGAGCACGGCCCGGTCGGACTGTCTCTCCTGGCCGATCACCTGGATGAGCCGCTTGCCCTGTTCGGACTCGGCGTCGAAGACGTTGACGGTGAAGGAGCGCAGCAGGCTGATCATCGCCGCGGTCAGCCGGGTGTTGGTGGCGTCCCGCAGCTCGCCGAGGGCCTTGCGCACCTCGGGCCGGGTGGTGCTGGGCTCATAGACCTTGAGGAATCCGAGGGTGGCGAGGCACAGCGTGACGGACATGGAGTAGGAGTCGACCACGCCCAGCTGGTACTGCTCGTGGGTGAGCTTCTGCTGGGCGTCGGTCGCCCGGAAGTAGTGGCCGCCCGCGAAGGTGGGGCTGTCGTCGGGCCCGGTGTGGCTGCGCATGAACTGGGAGAGCGCGGTGATCAGGTTGGGCGGGATCTCCAGCCGGCTGCCGACCCGCTCCAGGGAGCGCAGCACGTCCCGTTCGGTGGTGTCCGGCTGGTCGAGCCGGAACGCGGGGACCTCGGTGGCGGGGTACAGCAGACAGAGCAGCCGCTCGGCGTCGGCGACGCTGCTCAGCCCGTCGGTGTCCTCCCAGACGAGTTTCCCGTCGTCGAACGAATGGCGGGCCACGGCCCGCCAGATGTCCAGCAGATGCTGCCGCGGCTTGATCTGCATCCCCGCACCCCTCGTACAGATCTACGTGCCCTGTGTTCAGACATGGTCCCCGTTCCTACGGGGTGGCAATCGCCGAATTCCGCCGCCCCAGGGCGAGAATCATTCCCTCGTGTCCCGGCCGCACCATGTGGTGCAGATCGTGGATTTCCAGGTCGGCGCCGAAGGGCTCCAGGCTCTCGCGCACCGTGTCCACGTTCACCCGGTAGGCGGGATATCTGTGTTCGCCCACCTGATATCCGAGCGATTCCTTCATGAACGCCGCGGCGAACGGGGCCCCCTCGTTCAGCACGTCCATGAAGCAGCGCACTCCCCGCCGGAACTCGTCGGGGCACTCGGACATCGAGTCCGCGACGAAGAACATGGTCCCGATGTCCCAGCGCCGCTGTCCGTCGAGGTCCAGCAGGTTGGCGCGCTCGACCCGGACGATCTCGCCGAACCGGCTCCTCGGCTCGACGTCCCGGTAGGCGGGAGCCTCGCGCAGGACGTCCCAGAACGCGTCCCACGCCATGTCGTATCCGCCGCCGGATGCCTGCTTCTCCAGATACTCGACATTCGGAGTCGCGTATTCCAGGAGAAGGATCTTCTCGCACCAGGGGAGCATCGACAGGGCCGGATAGAGATTGGCCCCGGCGCCCACGTCGACCCCGCGCACCGAGGGCGGAACGCCTCGCTCGAAACAACGGCTGAAATAGTCGCGCATGAGGCCGACGATCAGCAGATCGACCTCGAGCGGGGTGCGGTAATTGAGGTCGACGTACACTTCCGGATCGAACTTCGACCATGGCGCGTCGGCGTTGCGATCCATCATCACCCTGCCAAGTTCCACTCGTGTCGGACAAGACCGTGTGCCCTGTGCCCGGGTCCTCGTGGACTTCGGCGGACGAAGAAGCGGCTCCGGTGCTCGCACGGTAAGCCCGGAAGGCACGCGGAGACAGCCAGGAACACGCCAGTCCAGCGCGACCGGGCGCACATCAGGCGCACGTCAGCACAGTCCTGACACAGCTGAACTCGCCCTTGCGAGCGGCGAGTTGGACGCTCACTCTAGCCAGAAGCAGCCACCGGCCGCCACCGGGGTCCGCATTCCTCCCTACGTGTGAACGGCGGTCATGGCCGCCGTGTTGACGTCTCACGTCCCGACTGGGGGTGGCATGACCGCCGAACCGCTTGAGCGCGCCCTGGACCACGACGAGCGCCTCACCCGGCCGACACCTCTCTCGGAACCACCACCTCCGCTCCTGCGGACGGCACGGGAGTCCGACCTGCCCGAACTGCAACGCCTCGACGAGGAGGTCTTCCGGGAGGTCGCCTACCCCGCGTTCCTGCTGCGGCAGCTGTACGACCTGTACGCCGAGCATCTGCTGGTCCTCGACGACGGCGACGGCCGGCTGCGCGGCTACGTCCTGGCGGCCACCACGGCGATCAGCAGGGACAGCTGGATCCTCGGCCTGTGCGTGACCGAGGACCGGCGCCGGCACGGGCTGGGCCGGGAGCTGATGGAGGAGGTCCTGAAGCGGCTGCGCCGGTGCGGGACCGCACGGGTCCGGCTGACCGTGGAGCCCGCCAACGGCGCCGCGATCCTGCTCTACCGCTCCCTGGGCTTTTGCCCGGAACCGCCCGGCGACGGGCTGCGCCCGGACTACTTCGGTCCGGGCGAGGACCGCCTGGTGATGTGCCTCGCGCTGTCCGGCGGGGACTGACGGCGTCAGGGCGGCTTCAGGACGGCGTCCGGGCCGCCGCCAGCAGACGGGTCACGTCGTCCGAGCAGATGGTGAGCGCCGCGCCCACGGTGGCCAGGGCATCGCGCTCGGCGGGGGTGTAGGGGCCGTCGGCGAGGGCGATGCGGGCGCCCTGGAGGAGGATCGCCTCGCGGCCGGGGGCGGCGAGGTGCGGGGCCAGCGGGTCCAGTGCCTCGTGCAGTTCGATCGCCAGGCCGGCCGTGCAGGGCTCCCCGGTGAAGCGGCCGGTGTCCGCCTCCAGCGCCTCGACCAGCGCGGCCAGCTGCTCCTCCGTGCAGTCGTCGAAGCCCGCGGCGCGCACCCCGACCGTGGCCGTCTCCAGGGAGGCGCGCGCACAGGTGCCGCCGGCCGCGAGCACCGCGAGGGCGACGGTGTGGACGGCGTCGCGGAGCATCGCGGAGAAGCGGGTGGTGGTGGGGTGGTCCAGCACGTCGGTGCCGAAGTGGTGGCGGCAGGCCGCGCATTCGACGACCGGTCCGGTCTCGCCGCGCGGCAGCACCGGCACGCCGAGCAGGGCGAAGCGGCGGTGTCCGGTGAGCCGCTGGTAGTTGCGGTCGCCGCCGCAGCCGGGGCAGAAGAACTCCCCGTCGCCCACCGTCGTCCACGCGGTGCGGATGCCCAGCAGGCGCGAGAGTCTGGCGGCAGCGGCACGGCCGTTGGGTCCCCGTCCTGGCAGCACATCGCACCTCCATCAACGCCACGGCATCATCGCCGCCGCTTGCGTGATGTTAGCCACATCCATGAGGCGGAGTCAGTACTTGGGACGAGACCTTTCCGTGACCCACACGTGGAGATGGCCGGTAAATGACGGGGCCCCGCCCGCCGTTTTCCGGCGAGCGGGGCCTCAAACCGCCGATTCGGCTGGTCAGCGCGCCGCGCGGTTGACGGCCGAGACGACCGCCTTCAGCGAGGCCCGTGTGGTGTTCGCGTCGATTCCGATGCCCCACAGAACCTTGTCGCCGATCGCGCACTCGATGTAGGAGGCCGCCTGCGCGGAGGCGCCCTCGCTCATGGTGTGCTCCTGGTAGTCCAGCAGCCGCACGTCGACGCCGATGCCCTGCAGCGCGTGGAAGAAGGCCGAGATCGGGCCGTTGCCGCTGCCCACCAGGGTGGTCTCGGCGCCGTCGACCGTGGCCTCGACGGTGAGGGTGTCCACGCCGTCGCGGTCGGTGGTGCTCTGGCCGTTGG carries:
- a CDS encoding GNAT family N-acetyltransferase — its product is MTAEPLERALDHDERLTRPTPLSEPPPPLLRTARESDLPELQRLDEEVFREVAYPAFLLRQLYDLYAEHLLVLDDGDGRLRGYVLAATTAISRDSWILGLCVTEDRRRHGLGRELMEEVLKRLRRCGTARVRLTVEPANGAAILLYRSLGFCPEPPGDGLRPDYFGPGEDRLVMCLALSGGD
- a CDS encoding SCO2525 family SAM-dependent methyltransferase, encoding MMDRNADAPWSKFDPEVYVDLNYRTPLEVDLLIVGLMRDYFSRCFERGVPPSVRGVDVGAGANLYPALSMLPWCEKILLLEYATPNVEYLEKQASGGGYDMAWDAFWDVLREAPAYRDVEPRSRFGEIVRVERANLLDLDGQRRWDIGTMFFVADSMSECPDEFRRGVRCFMDVLNEGAPFAAAFMKESLGYQVGEHRYPAYRVNVDTVRESLEPFGADLEIHDLHHMVRPGHEGMILALGRRNSAIATP
- a CDS encoding SCO2522 family protein, which translates into the protein MTDAVFRETAAEPRTQAVPLSHLSLELGHLYMEDFEAGPEHLRRHFARVRPWAEAARATAAAGAGGKRPRISTCFLIDDYFTRFAGPAEVVPLLLEEADRAGLVVDYLARESGCAVAGKVPVAEAVAGRIVEEPPPGSYGLRPPAARTGWLANGERGPGARAPQAMKKAVWQPPKETAARRHSVFLDVELWDDGPDGHRTWSCPFLAAVWQLARLGLLRNEGEAVLVPQPHTGGAFPEDWDELPPLVRLNPRADPFAAYRTCSVLPSRFLPVEHAVRVILDQIEVDPGALDQAAGRSARENADVPASVADRVSYVFYAGQ
- a CDS encoding SCO2524 family protein encodes the protein MQIKPRQHLLDIWRAVARHSFDDGKLVWEDTDGLSSVADAERLLCLLYPATEVPAFRLDQPDTTERDVLRSLERVGSRLEIPPNLITALSQFMRSHTGPDDSPTFAGGHYFRATDAQQKLTHEQYQLGVVDSYSMSVTLCLATLGFLKVYEPSTTRPEVRKALGELRDATNTRLTAAMISLLRSFTVNVFDAESEQGKRLIQVIGQERQSDRAVLQQFSRRFRPLRATIIESLSRGIQVDESIRDESQLFECGWAWGVVKDAPTITDLDIQVPGQPDGIADRLPYVYFTVIALDGIQDLFSDRTLTLGLLDADQQKLAEALRLRWELSQQYWSAIARFGSERWPLEDLPWQTTGLRLESEYFSLTVAAILVHDLVRRKATDDDLTRTVAIMERLADRGRVTSRMTRNDPAIELHNPGVTMPLAGSERSGGPLQWRMTDFSAQLLKRIIQLAELSRNIDAQDRLLRLGEQAFEHLWYRRIEDGDGAGLWDNARAVYPDTRVGRRLSWSITERVTECLVAARNLYEQQPIRSPELAQLARDLLSEATHLFGKEQMEASASADGSRGRAMRSIESRLDHARGLVDDRPATAFALALPVLQELDTLAQARGAAAQEV
- a CDS encoding SCO2523 family variant P-loop protein, yielding MLVFAASDKGGTGRSVTSANLAYQRALAGDHVAYVDFDFGSPTAAAVFDVPGAMRGTEENGLHSYLEGMVAEPARIDVWRQTEHPQLRARPNQAGRLVLLPGDAGGGEFATGEDALERCVDLLLRLNGEFDVIVVDLSAGRSYAVDMALAATAHPRMRYVPFRWLVFHRWTRQHVIAAAGLVHKDHGIIRGGVERGHDEEALQGAIRLVRAAVPDPDSPLWAQGSPAQAAWMQACDETLRRLAAEHRIGDSVVLGTVPLEPILQWREQLITEEDVLATQIANKETLEALEELARRLTDDDCWGRP
- a CDS encoding sensor histidine kinase, encoding MNPVQAITTTERPRVGERIMAAVNRDPLTAPHARRNDALLAVACAVLSTVLVLLVDDGRGLDAPGWTLLLASSVPLVWRRRRPVLALLAVVACVAPYHALDYHHAAATPAAYTALYTVAATGRPLRTILVGLGVITVSVSVMLTVSTHEAVKLLQISGWIIAVLFCGIDVRFYRQYVAGIVERAERAERTREEEARRRVAEERLRVARDLHDLLAHSITLIGVQTSVAAHVLAADPERLDRAAVARALDDIADTCRTARGELRTTLEVLREHGSPDTRGPLPGLDGVSDLVEAARLAGARVHQAVRAGPVPPAVGAAAYRLVQEALTNAVRHAGPEPAVRVELREEGGVLRLSVTDDGTGPAPGFGLVGMRERARSVGGTLDAGPRADGGFEVSAVLPLTPATTREGTR
- a CDS encoding SCO2521 family protein, coding for MTPGETQPPVVLACGEVRTCLLPALQALDSRAAAQLLGVRADERVLLSERPNLYGRSPDTLTGVDCPLPSANGARIRAVGTVAAHASLTEGRVLQSSAHFRAPAAGPDHRRPWGHYLVRPGTVEPFGKLPYEAVAQGLLTGGRPGELDVGLIADGLLTRVLRHPLLDQRPPLKSRPTRLRWVALPTERDEGPSIERFTVAEDELRTVRLRVPAGTPSGDIAGLCDDLALHDWLLTTVVRILDGIRLGAGDPPARPRHAGERPAVVTALRPAVDHLLHLWMPRARVAPGLAPLWDALEERPGFTRQWRTLVQRIRDQLALHAIPHREAEWCP
- a CDS encoding MMPL family transporter, translating into MGAEKTGTRRRRAVPWVVVGLWVAALVLVGPLAGKFGEVQQNRAVDYLPGSADSTQVARVQDELPGGESTDLVLVYHRDGGLTAADRRTAAGQVAGIADGHELSREPRGIPSADGNTLMYPVSSTGPGQDEEARDAFVDGVREIAGGTGGLSVEVGGPGALATDMGKVFETIDGTLLLATLGVVTVLLVLIYRSPFLWLVPLAAAGVAAAVAMAAGYGLHELFDVTVTGQSGGIMTVLVLGAGTDYALLLVSRYREELRRHERPYDAMGAALRGCGPAILASSGTVAAGLLCLLAADLNSSSGMGPVGMIGVLSALLAMTTLLPAILVLLGRRVFWPLIPAFGSAPRARRSLFAAMGTSAARRPAAVLAGGGILLGALALGTLNLTGQLKQEDSFTDRPESISAMRTLAEAYPERSAQPLTVIAPTGRADAVLDEARATGGVAEAAAGRSGGGWTEISVFTTAAPETAGETRAIEALRDTLDEHGAYVGGLSAQQLDLADSESRDRSVIVPLVLAAVFVILVVLLRSLVAPLLLLAAVVAVWGAALGIGGLVFGPLFGFAGTDPGLGLLSFVFLVALGVDYGIFLMHRMREESLNGAAPQAAALTALRTTGGVIASAGVVLAATFAVLTTLPLVGLVELGFVIAVGVLLDTFLVRTYLVTTASVLLRRRMWWPGRLSRAPEAVRRERQPEPV